The Sneathiella sp. P13V-1 genome includes a window with the following:
- a CDS encoding response regulator, with product MARILLTEDDNSMRHFLARSLEMAGHEVLAFGDGEDALPALDASPFDILITDVVMPRLGGFELAKRAQKILPGLPVIYITGFAAVATEADVNIGEITQLLSKPFHLNSLVDAVDRALLAREAS from the coding sequence ATGGCGCGTATATTACTGACCGAAGATGATAACTCCATGAGGCATTTTCTGGCGAGAAGTCTGGAAATGGCGGGTCATGAAGTTCTTGCCTTCGGGGATGGAGAAGATGCGCTTCCAGCTTTAGATGCAAGTCCTTTTGATATTCTCATCACTGATGTTGTGATGCCACGCTTGGGCGGTTTTGAACTTGCTAAGCGGGCGCAAAAAATCCTACCGGGATTGCCAGTTATCTACATTACCGGATTCGCTGCGGTCGCAACTGAAGCGGACGTGAATATTGGCGAGATTACACAGCTATTGTCCAAACCATTTCACCTGAATTCTTTGGTTGATGCTGTTGATAGGGCGCTTTTAGCACGTGAAGCGTCCTGA
- a CDS encoding N-formylglutamate amidohydrolase, with the protein MNNSDEKIGFNDPNQHNEEQINLVEPGYWDFPAVFSSPHSGQIYSDSFLTQTILDPVDLRRSEDFCVDELFEHVSELGAPLLAAHFPRAYCDVNRAANELDTGMFEGSLPLSQGHQSARVHAGLGVIPSRINEDLNIYSGKVPSKEAVQRLEQCYHPYHKALKKLLYHGQILFDPLLLIDCHSMPGHLGDKGQRFYLADIVLGSRFKTSCPVHILDFVAQKFREHGLTVSYDEPYAGGYITQTYSLPARGTYTLQIELNRNLYMLPGRLEKNSNFTSLQSSIRQIMTELKACLISTQSLKQAAE; encoded by the coding sequence GTGAACAATAGTGACGAAAAAATAGGATTTAATGATCCCAATCAACATAACGAGGAACAAATTAACCTTGTTGAACCAGGTTATTGGGATTTTCCAGCCGTTTTTTCCTCGCCTCACAGTGGACAGATCTACTCCGATTCCTTTCTTACACAAACAATCCTGGATCCCGTTGACCTGAGACGCTCCGAAGATTTTTGTGTGGATGAGCTATTTGAGCATGTCAGTGAATTGGGCGCACCGTTATTAGCAGCGCATTTTCCAAGGGCATATTGTGACGTGAACCGGGCTGCGAACGAGTTGGATACGGGTATGTTTGAAGGTTCCCTTCCTTTATCGCAAGGTCATCAAAGCGCCCGTGTTCATGCTGGCCTAGGCGTCATTCCAAGCCGGATCAATGAAGACTTAAATATTTATAGCGGTAAAGTTCCCTCCAAAGAGGCTGTTCAAAGACTGGAACAGTGCTACCACCCCTACCATAAGGCATTGAAAAAATTACTATATCACGGTCAGATCCTCTTTGACCCTTTGCTCTTGATAGACTGCCATTCAATGCCAGGACATTTAGGAGACAAGGGACAACGCTTCTATCTTGCCGATATCGTTTTGGGCTCACGCTTCAAGACCAGTTGCCCGGTGCACATTCTTGATTTTGTGGCTCAGAAATTCAGAGAACACGGCCTGACCGTATCTTATGACGAGCCTTACGCAGGTGGTTACATCACCCAAACCTATAGCCTGCCGGCGCGGGGAACCTACACGCTTCAAATCGAATTAAACCGAAATCTCTATATGCTTCCGGGCAGGCTTGAGAAAAACAGCAACTTCACGTCATTGCAATCCAGCATCCGTCAAATCATGACAGAATTGAAAGCCTGCTTGATCTCTACACAATCCCTGAAACAAGCGGCAGAATAA